One window from the genome of Oryza glaberrima chromosome 3, OglaRS2, whole genome shotgun sequence encodes:
- the LOC127767932 gene encoding short-chain dehydrogenase reductase 5-like, with protein MQKADTKQLLHCIMSKPRMDGKVAIVTGGASGIGEAAARLFASCGATVVIADVQDELGEAVAASVAGGGCRYVRCDVTDEAQVEAAVAAAVAEHGRLDVMVSNAGVLLPTGPVVDMDLAALDRVMSVNFRGAAACVKHAARAMVSRGTRGAIVCTASVASCQGGFGPAAYTASKHAVLGLVRAAAGELGRHGVRVNCVSPGGVATPLSCGLTGMSPEEMEAAAEPHNVLRGKVLKAADVAEAMLFLASDQAAFVSGHNLVVDGATTAVNYAVLQSVGL; from the exons ATGCAGAAGGCAGACACGAAACAGCTTTTGCATTGCATCATGTCGAAGCCAAG GATGGACGGCAAGGTGGCCATCGTgaccggcggcgcgagcggcatcggcgaggcggcggcgcggctgttCGCGTCGTGCGGCGCGACGGTGGTCATCGCCGACGTCCAGGACGAGCtgggcgaggcggtggcggcgtcggtggcgggggGCGGGTGCCGGTACGTGCGGTGCGACGTGACGGACGAGGcgcaggtggaggcggcggtggccgccgcggtggcggagcACGGGCGGCTCGACGTGATGGTGAGCAACGCCGGCGTGCTGCTCCCGACGGGGCCCGTCGTGGACATGGACCTCGCGGCGCTGGACCGGGTGATGTCGGTGAACttccgcggcgcggcggcgtgcgtgAAGCACGCGGCGCGCGCCATGGTGTCGCGCGGCACCCGCGGCGCCATCGTGTGCACGGCGAGCGTGGCGTCGTGCCAGGGCGGGTTCGGGCCGGCGGCGTACACGGCGTCGAAGCACGCGGTGCTGGGGCtggtgcgcgcggcggccggcgagctcgggcggcaCGGCGTGCGCGTGAACTGCGTGTCccccggcggcgtggcgacgcCGCTGAGCTGCGGGCTGACGGGGATGAGCCccgaggagatggaggcggcggcggagccccaCAACGTGCTCCGCGGGAAGGTGCTCAAGGCGGCGGACGTCGCGGAGGCCATGCTCTTCCTCGCCTCCGACCAGGCCGCCTTCGTCAGCGGCCacaacctcgtcgtcgacggcgccaccaccgccgtcaaCTACGCCGTGCTCCAGTCCGTCGGCCTGTGA